From one Amaranthus tricolor cultivar Red isolate AtriRed21 chromosome 17, ASM2621246v1, whole genome shotgun sequence genomic stretch:
- the LOC130804649 gene encoding aspartate aminotransferase, chloroplastic, whose protein sequence is MASTLTSSAASPFLQFPSNKGKLKLSNAFLGGDKRIPSFKMQSFSRVSMVATVNTSRFDGISMAPPDPILGVSEAFKADTDEKKLNLGVGAYRTEELQPYVLSVVKKAENLMLEKGENKEYLPIEGLAAFNKATAELLFGADNAVLKEQRVATVQSLSGTGSLRLAAALIERYFPGAKVLISSPTWGNHKNIFNDARVPWSEYRYYDPKTVGLDFEGMIADIKAAPEGSFILLHGCAHNPTGIDPTPEQWEKIADVIQEKGHFPFFDVAYQGFASGSLDEDASSVRLFAARGMELLVAQSYSKNLGLYAERIGAINVVCSSADAAARVKSQLKRIARPMYSNPPIHGARIVAHVVGNPEFFDEWKDEMEMMAGRIKSVRQKLYDNLISKDKSGKDWSFILQQIGMFSFTGLNKAQSDNMTNKWHIYMTKDGRISLAGLSAAKCEYLADAIIDSYYNVS, encoded by the exons gGAAAATTGAAACTGAGCAACGCTTTTCTTGGGGGAGATAAGAGAATTCCATCTTTCAAAATGCAG TCTTTCAGTCGGGTTAGCATGGTTGCTACCGTCAATACTTCTCGTTTTGATGGCATTTCAATGGCTCCTCCTGATCCTATCTTAGGAGTTTCAGAAGCTTTTAAAGCTGACACAGATGAAAAGAAGCTTAATCTTGGTGTTGGAGCCTACCGGACCGAAGAACTTCAGCCTTATGTTTTGAGTGTTGTAAAGAAG GCTGAGAATCTTATGTTAGAGAAAGGAGAAAACAAGGAG TATTTGCCAATCGAAGGCTTGGCTGCTTTCAACAAAGCGACTGCCGAATTGTTATTTGGAGCTGACAATGCAGTTTTGAAGGAACAACGG gtTGCAACGGTCCAAAGTCTTTCAGGAACAGGCTCTCTCCGCCTTGCAGCAGCACTCATCGAACGGTATTTCCCAGGGGCAAAAGTATTGATATCATCTCCAACTTGGG GCAATCACAAAAACATTTTCAATGATGCCAGAGTTCCATGGTCCGAGTACCGATATTATGATCCTAAAACCGTTGGTTTGGATTTTGAAGGGATGATAGCAGATATTAAG GCGGCTCCCGAAGGATCGTTTATTTTGCTCCATGGTTGTGCACACAACCCCACTGGAATAGATCCAACCCCGGAGCAATGGGAAAAAATTGCGGACGTCATTCAGGAGAAGGGCCACTTTCCATTTTTTGATGTTGCATATCAG GGCTTTGCAAGTGGTAGCCTTGACGAAGATGCATCGTCTGTGAGATTATTTGCTGCACGTGGTATGGAATTGCTGGTGGCTCAATCGTACAGTAAAAATCTCGGTCTTTATGCCGAGAGAATTGGTGCGATCAATGTAGTTTGCTCATCGGCAGATGCTGCTGCAAG GGTAAAGAGCCAACTGAAAAGGATTGCACGGCCTATGTACTCAAACCCTCCAATTCACGGAGCTAGGATCGTTGCCCATGTCGTGGGAAATCCTGAATTCTTCGATGAATGGAAAGACGAAATGGAAATGATGGCCGGTAGGATTAAGAGTGTCAGACAGAAGTTGTATGACAATCTCATTTCAAAAGACAAGAGTGGAAAAGATTGGTCGTTTATCCTTCAACAGATTGGAATGTTCTCATTCACTGGCCTAAACAAAGCTCAG AGTGACAATATGACTAATAAGTGGCACATATACATGACAAAGGACGGAAGAATATCGCTAGCGGGATTATCTGCCGCCAAATGTGAGTATCTTGCCGATGCCATTATCGACTCATACTACAATGTTAGTTAA